GAGACTTTCCTTCAACAGCCTCGATCTTCTTCTTAATTGTTTCCCTGTAAACGACAATAGGCTTGCTCGTGGTGATTTCCACGTTCTTGTCCCTTTCGATCCTGTGGGCGATAACTTCCAGGTGAAGTTCTCCCATACCTGCCATCAGGTGTTCCCCGGTTTCCTCATCCAGAGTAATCTGGAGGGTCGGGTCTTCCTTTGCGACCTGCCTGAGAACCTCAATGAGTTTGGGGAGGTCTTTGGTGTGTTTGGCTTCGACAGCCACGGTCACCACAGGTTCGCTTACGTGTCTGATGCTTTCGAAAGGAGCCATACCGTCAAGGGTGGTTACGGTGGACCCGACGATCGCGTCTTTTAAACCGGTAACTGCGGCAATGTTTCCTGCAGGAATCTTGTCCACTTCAAGCCTTTCGGGACCCATGAAGATACCAACCTGCTGGACTCTGCTCTTCTTTGCAGTTCCTGAGGTAAAGACTTCCATACCACGGGTAAGAGAACCGCTGAACAGCCTTCCTGTTGCCACTTCTCCTGCGTGGGGGTCAATTGAAATGTCAGTTACCATGAATGCAAGATCTCCGTCTGCATCTGCACTGGACATGGACTTTCCGATTGCGGTATTCTCATCGCCGTGCCAGATGACCTTTACCCTGCCCTTCTGTGCTTCAAGAGGATTTGGCAGGAAGTGAATAACCATATCAAGAACAGCTTCATGAAGCGGGCACTTTTCTGCCAGGGTCTTCATATCTCCGGCTTTACAATAGTCATATACATCGCTGAAGGAAACCCCGGTCTTCTTCATCATAGGCACACTGATTGCCCAGTTGTAAAGGGCTGACCCGAAAGCTACGGTTCCGGCTGCAGCATCGACTTTCCAGCCGGCCTTGAACTTTTCGGGGTTCATGTTCTTGATGAGCTTGTTCACGTGGTCAATAACCTTTCCGAGGCGAACCTGCATTTCCTGAGAATCAACCTGCAGCTCATTGATAAGCCTGTCTACCTTGTTAACGAAAAGCACGGGTCTTACATGTTCCCTGAGAGCCTGCCTCAGCACAGTCTCGGTCTGGGGCATAGTGCCTTCTACTGCGTCAACTACCACTACCGCACCGTCTACTGCTCTCATGGCGCGGGTAACGTCCCCACCGAAGTCAACGTGACCCGGGGTGTCGATAAGGTTGATCAGGTAGTCTTCATTATCAAATGTGTGAACCATGGAAACGTTGGAGGCATCGATTGTAATACCTCTTGCCTGTTCCTCTTCATCGGAGTCCATGAACAGCTGTCTTCCGGCAAGTTCCTTGGAAATCATGCCTGCGCCTGCTAACAGGTTGTCCGATAATGTGGTTTTACCGTGGTCAATGTGTGCAACGATTCCGATATTTCTGATCCTCTGCGGATCATTCATGAGCGTTGTCACACGCTCGACCATTTTCTTTCTTCGTCCCATGCTAATAACCTTTTAAGTGAAAGTGAATGATTATATGTTTATTTTGTGAAAACCCGGGCTTTTCCGGGTGTAAATGATTAACGGGCTGCCTTCGCAACTCTTTCCTTTGCATCCTTTCTGTTGATGGAGAAGGATTTTGTATCGCGGTTTGCGGCACCTATAAGTTCGGTTGCCAGACATTCTGCAATAGAGCGCTTGGATTTGAAGGCTGCGGCATTTGTTCCCATGCTGATGTAGCGCAGAGCAGTGTCAACGCGCCTCTGGGGTGCAGTGTCGACTGCTTTTGGAACAGATATTCCGCCGTATTTCAGCCTGACAACTTCTTCCCTGGGGCCTGCATTTGCAATGGCGTCAACGAGAATCTGGATAGGGTTCTGCTGAGTCTTCCTGTTAACGATGTCAAAAGCTTCTTCAACTGCGCGGAGGGTCACCTGCTTCTTTCCACTGTTGATCTCTGTCCTCATGAGGTTGTTTGCAAGGCGCTCAACAATTGAAATTTCAGACTTGTTAAATTGCTGCCTGGCATGTTTACCGCTGCTGTGAGGGACAATGACAGGGGTAAGGCTGACATAGCGCTTAATTCCGAGATCCCTGACTTCAACTTCCGTAGGGTCCCATTTCCCAAAAATCTTATACAAAATAATCATCTCCTGGGCTTTTCCAATCTGCCGATAACCAGCTGGTTCAGGGACACATTATTTACGGCAATTACCTTGAAACGTACGCCTGGAATGTCACCCATAGCACCGCCCATGCGGCCTCCGATCCTTTCCACGGTAACTTCATCGTGCTCGTCAATGAAGTTTACTGCACCGTCTCCGGGACAGAAAGCGGTTACCTGACGCCCGTTTTTAATGAGCTGGATTCTTACGCACTTTCTGATTGCGGAGTTCGGCTGCTTGGCTTCAACTCCCACTTTCTCTAATACAATACCCCGACCCTGCGGTGCACCACCAAGTGGGTCGGCTTTCACGTTCAGACCAAGAACACGCCTGCCGTAGTATGTATCTTTCCAGCGGGCATCTTTCCTGGTTTGTTTAAGAATATTAGCTGCATATTTTCCTTTAGCCATAATAAATTTCTCCAGTTAATAATTGATCACAGTTTCCTGATTTGGCATTAAATGCCAGAATTTATCCTTTCAACGCCGGATTAATGGATCAACGTAAATTAAGGGGAATATCACTGCAGGATCACGTCTTCTATAGTGTGGTGACGACGGGCAAGCATCTTTACCTTCTCTATATTCTTGCCGTTGCGACCGATGGCAAGCCCCTTTTCTTTATTGGGTACCTCTACATAAGCTAATCGCTTGCCATTTTTATTTGTAAGGTTCACTGAACTTACGGATACCGGTCCGAAAGCGTTCTTGATAAAGGTTACAGGATCCTCTGAATACTCCACAAGCTCAATGGGTTTGTCCAGGGCTTTTTTAACACGGTTTATATTTTCTCCGTTTTTGCCTATTGCAAGCCCCATATCGCCCTGCTTTACAACATATACGAGCCTTTCCTCTTCCGGAATACAATCAAGTATTTTGGCCCGTGTCATGTTTTCAAACAATGCAATGTACTGGATGCTTTCTGCAGTAAGTCTTATTTCACCCAAGACGTTGCAACTCCTTTTTATCAAGCTGTAGCTGCCAGAATGTCCGATTCGCCCGCATCAAGGATTGCCATGGCTGCAATCGTGAAAGGCTTTCCGCATACGGGCCCGAGTTCTACACTTGTGCCTTCGTATTCAAGAACCGGTACATTTGTTTCCTGAACTTTCGTTTTAATTTCTTCCGGGCAGTTTGATGCCAGGACCACCATTTTTGCTGAGCCATTTGCTGCTGCATCAACGGTCCTGTTGGCTCCAATTATTACTTTTCCTGTTTTCACAGCCTTGATAAGAGATTTATCAACATTGATCTTCATTTTCATCAACTCTCGTCTCAAATTAGCTCGTCTACTCTATCTCTTTCTAAATAAAGATTCCAAGCTCGGTGAGTATATGGTACTCTAAATACCTGATGCCTTATATCAATTTTCTGGTTATGAGCCTCGCGGACTCAAGTTTCTGCAAGCAGGATTTGATAAAGTATATTAAGGTAATATGTACCTGATCTGGACTCGTCCTGTATCAGATTATACATTTAAATAATTATAGGTCATGCCGGAGATTTTATCTCCGGGATTTTACTCTTCTTCGGCTTCCACTTCTTCCGCTGCTTCGATTTCCGGTGTTATTTCCACTGCTCTCTCTGCTTTTCTGCTTATGAGGTGTACATCACCCGTACCCATACGAATTGGCTGACCAACAATGATGTTTTCAGTAACACCCTGCAGTTCGTCCACGTATCCGCGCATACCTGCATCAAGCAGATGGTTAACAGTAACTTCGAAAGCTGCACGGGCAAATACACTTGCCTTTTCACCTGAAATTCCGTGCCTACCGATCTGTTTTACTTCTCCGTCCGATGTCATCAGGTCTGCCACAAGCATGATATGTCTGATATCCACGGTAAGACCCTGTTCACGCAGGGTATCCGTGGCTTCCTTGATTATCGCATTTCTTGCAGCTTCAATGCCCAACACTTCGTAAATTTCATTAATGTTGTTTGTACTGGTTCTGGTCTTGTCCACACCCTCGAACTGGAGGACTTCACGGAGAGCTGACCCTTCCGTATAGAGAGTATACTCTTCGCCCTCTTTTCGGACCACGACTCTTTTGATCCCTTCTATACCTTTGAGAGTAACATTGTGGATGCTTTTTGCGAGCTGGAGCAGTTCCCTGTAGGAAGGCTCTCCCGGAGTGATGACAATCTGGTTGTCTATATCAGGAGAGATGCTGACCAGCACATTCAGCTCCTCATTGAATTTCTCTTTTACCTGATCTATTTTAATATTCCTGCCTTCCATTGCCTTTTCGTGCAGGTCTATTATAAGCTTCATCTGGGAAAGGTCAGTTGTTACATCTGCAATATGGTCGATCTTGGTTGCTTCGATCTCCCATGCAAGGGCTCTTGTCTTTTCCCTGTCGTAAGCATAGTCCTCCGGATTATTTTTTAAAAGGGCAATCGTCATCATAGGGGTGCTCGGAATTTTCCTTGCATCTACGATTTC
The genomic region above belongs to Methanosarcina horonobensis HB-1 = JCM 15518 and contains:
- a CDS encoding elongation factor EF-2, yielding MGRRKKMVERVTTLMNDPQRIRNIGIVAHIDHGKTTLSDNLLAGAGMISKELAGRQLFMDSDEEEQARGITIDASNVSMVHTFDNEDYLINLIDTPGHVDFGGDVTRAMRAVDGAVVVVDAVEGTMPQTETVLRQALREHVRPVLFVNKVDRLINELQVDSQEMQVRLGKVIDHVNKLIKNMNPEKFKAGWKVDAAAGTVAFGSALYNWAISVPMMKKTGVSFSDVYDYCKAGDMKTLAEKCPLHEAVLDMVIHFLPNPLEAQKGRVKVIWHGDENTAIGKSMSSADADGDLAFMVTDISIDPHAGEVATGRLFSGSLTRGMEVFTSGTAKKSRVQQVGIFMGPERLEVDKIPAGNIAAVTGLKDAIVGSTVTTLDGMAPFESIRHVSEPVVTVAVEAKHTKDLPKLIEVLRQVAKEDPTLQITLDEETGEHLMAGMGELHLEVIAHRIERDKNVEITTSKPIVVYRETIKKKIEAVEGKSPNRHNRFYIYVEPLDTEIVSAIKEGEVSMNMPELERRQKLIDLGMDKEQAKGIVGIFNSNIFIDMTKGIQYLNETMELVLDGFEEVMRAGPLTREPVANVKCVLVDAKLHEDAIHRGPAQIIPAARQAIQAGMLMAEDSLLEPYQKVFVQVPQLTMGGATKELQGRRGIILNMTTEGDLAIIESRVPVAEMFGFAGEIRSATEGRAMWSTEFGGFDVVPSSILNEIVGQIRERKGLKKELPRASDFLSM
- a CDS encoding 50S ribosomal protein L30e, which produces MKMKINVDKSLIKAVKTGKVIIGANRTVDAAANGSAKMVVLASNCPEEIKTKVQETNVPVLEYEGTSVELGPVCGKPFTIAAMAILDAGESDILAATA
- the rpoA2 gene encoding DNA-directed RNA polymerase subunit A'' — translated: MSISEATVDSMIKDLPLPSNILKTLREDVLKAGVSKKEMEEIIEKVMEEYGESCIEPCDAAGVVAAQSIGEPGTQMTMRTFHYAGVAEINVTLGLPRLIEIVDARKIPSTPMMTIALLKNNPEDYAYDREKTRALAWEIEATKIDHIADVTTDLSQMKLIIDLHEKAMEGRNIKIDQVKEKFNEELNVLVSISPDIDNQIVITPGEPSYRELLQLAKSIHNVTLKGIEGIKRVVVRKEGEEYTLYTEGSALREVLQFEGVDKTRTSTNNINEIYEVLGIEAARNAIIKEATDTLREQGLTVDIRHIMLVADLMTSDGEVKQIGRHGISGEKASVFARAAFEVTVNHLLDAGMRGYVDELQGVTENIIVGQPIRMGTGDVHLISRKAERAVEITPEIEAAEEVEAEEE
- a CDS encoding 30S ribosomal protein S7, whose amino-acid sequence is MIILYKIFGKWDPTEVEVRDLGIKRYVSLTPVIVPHSSGKHARQQFNKSEISIVERLANNLMRTEINSGKKQVTLRAVEEAFDIVNRKTQQNPIQILVDAIANAGPREEVVRLKYGGISVPKAVDTAPQRRVDTALRYISMGTNAAAFKSKRSIAECLATELIGAANRDTKSFSINRKDAKERVAKAAR
- a CDS encoding NusA-like transcription termination signal-binding factor — translated: MGEIRLTAESIQYIALFENMTRAKILDCIPEEERLVYVVKQGDMGLAIGKNGENINRVKKALDKPIELVEYSEDPVTFIKNAFGPVSVSSVNLTNKNGKRLAYVEVPNKEKGLAIGRNGKNIEKVKMLARRHHTIEDVILQ
- a CDS encoding 30S ribosomal protein S12 codes for the protein MAKGKYAANILKQTRKDARWKDTYYGRRVLGLNVKADPLGGAPQGRGIVLEKVGVEAKQPNSAIRKCVRIQLIKNGRQVTAFCPGDGAVNFIDEHDEVTVERIGGRMGGAMGDIPGVRFKVIAVNNVSLNQLVIGRLEKPRR